From Sporosarcina sp. Te-1, the proteins below share one genomic window:
- a CDS encoding basic amino acid ABC transporter substrate-binding protein, producing MLGVNKMKWLVRFAVLVIAVILVGCGTVSKNGSSSDGNSEAEAGGKKKLIVGTDATYAPMEYMDEKGNIVGIDIDIVKAVAEAAGVEVEFRNYGWEPLFPAVNSGEVDLAVSSITIDEDRKQSFDFSDPYYIANQLILVPQDSDVESFEDLKDKRISVQINTTGHMVVKDLLGNTSSKIVAAETMPLAIGEMLNGNADASVGDNVVLIDYQKNNPKVKLKTVEDDSFEKEYYGLMVKKGNKEVLEILNDGIKKIKENGKLKEITGFDVE from the coding sequence ATGTTGGGTGTGAACAAGATGAAATGGTTGGTGCGCTTTGCTGTGCTAGTTATTGCCGTGATATTGGTCGGTTGCGGTACGGTTAGTAAAAATGGTTCTTCGAGCGATGGAAACAGTGAGGCGGAAGCAGGAGGCAAAAAGAAACTGATTGTAGGTACTGATGCAACTTATGCACCAATGGAGTATATGGACGAAAAAGGTAATATTGTAGGGATAGATATCGATATAGTCAAAGCGGTGGCAGAGGCAGCGGGTGTGGAAGTGGAATTTCGGAATTATGGATGGGAGCCGCTTTTTCCAGCAGTCAATAGCGGGGAAGTGGATTTAGCTGTCTCTTCCATCACAATTGATGAAGATAGAAAGCAATCCTTTGATTTCTCGGATCCGTATTATATAGCCAATCAATTGATTCTCGTGCCGCAAGATTCAGACGTGGAGAGTTTTGAAGATTTAAAGGACAAACGGATTTCTGTCCAAATTAATACGACGGGTCACATGGTTGTAAAGGATTTACTTGGAAATACGAGCTCTAAAATCGTCGCAGCCGAAACAATGCCTCTTGCAATCGGTGAAATGCTCAACGGTAATGCGGACGCTTCTGTCGGTGATAACGTAGTATTGATTGACTACCAAAAGAACAATCCGAAAGTGAAGTTGAAAACGGTTGAGGATGACAGTTTTGAAAAGGAATATTACGGATTGATGGTGAAAAAAGGGAACAAAGAAGTGCTTGAAATTTTGAACGACGGAATCAAGAAAATTAAAGAAAATGGCAAGTTAAAAGAAATCACTGGCTTTGATGTGGAATAA